In the genome of Prosthecobacter algae, one region contains:
- a CDS encoding pitrilysin family protein: MPTRRSRSAPVRKSPAPAARGGAALTVPALNAEVRTLDNGLDVIVREDHDHPLVSVQIWVKAGSLHEEKWTGAGLAHCVEHMLFKGTWKRSASQISQGIQELGGYVNAYTTFNRTVYWIDGLAEHTEGYLEILADMVRHSKIDAGELEKEQDVIRREMAMDNDDAGSVVQHLVQSTAFRQHPLKHPIIGHRAVFDQVSRDDVAGFVSRHYVPNNCFVVIAGAVNAEETFAAVQRLLGDWARRPYEPVLLPQEAPQRGRREGRKNFDTELTRVALGWQIPGESHPDKAALDVLAFLLGSGRSSRLYQELREKRSVAHWIWAGAWGAQECGLFNVEAECDPKDADACQKAMLEVIATFQAKGPSAAELAKAVRATIGGQVRTLASTKGQAASLAGSWLATGSLDQAQHYLASIRALTPAAVRDIARQYLTAVSSSVAIVGPDVEAVSSSSSQASEKGGLQRFVLPNGLTLLVGENPRLPLVSIRTSFLAGVPAETAANGGATQVSAALLLKGTKTRKVAEIAAELENLGGSLQCTADAHRYLIGADVMRGDEACGLNLIADLLQNATLPAAQLKEVQKRQIASIQEEKEDPLTVAMRHARKEIFAGTPFARTALGTEESVKALTVETCRDMLSRSLTGGNGVVSIQGDVKAADVRKLVEKTLGKLKKGSRHYEARSEHSTETKVKPGQHELRMDKEQAIIVIGFRTVGLHHADSLALSLIDEACSDMGSRLFNRIREELGLAYYVGAQHFSALGAGAFYFYVGTSPEKAALAQQEILVQIADLTKNGLTQEEIQRSKTTWRSGWLRAQQGNASLADAYGWSELNGLGYEHFRQLPDRVAALTDKDIRRVAKTYFGRTQAHIVTVMPEEKATA; the protein is encoded by the coding sequence ATGCCTACCCGCCGTTCCCGCTCCGCCCCAGTCCGCAAATCCCCTGCCCCGGCCGCCCGTGGAGGAGCCGCGCTGACCGTCCCTGCCCTGAATGCCGAAGTGCGGACGCTGGACAACGGGTTGGACGTGATCGTGCGGGAAGACCACGACCACCCGCTGGTCAGCGTGCAGATCTGGGTCAAGGCAGGCAGCCTGCATGAGGAAAAGTGGACGGGTGCCGGCCTGGCCCACTGTGTGGAGCACATGCTCTTTAAAGGCACCTGGAAAAGAAGCGCCTCCCAGATCTCTCAGGGCATCCAGGAACTGGGCGGCTATGTGAATGCCTACACCACCTTCAACCGCACGGTGTACTGGATCGATGGCCTGGCGGAGCACACGGAAGGTTACCTGGAAATCCTGGCGGACATGGTGCGCCATTCGAAGATCGATGCGGGCGAACTGGAAAAGGAGCAGGACGTGATCCGCCGCGAGATGGCCATGGACAATGACGATGCGGGCTCCGTGGTGCAGCACCTGGTGCAGAGCACGGCCTTCCGCCAGCATCCGCTGAAGCACCCCATCATCGGCCACCGCGCGGTGTTTGACCAAGTCAGCCGGGACGATGTGGCGGGCTTCGTCAGCCGTCATTACGTGCCTAACAATTGTTTCGTCGTCATCGCGGGCGCGGTGAATGCTGAGGAGACCTTTGCCGCTGTGCAACGTTTGTTAGGCGACTGGGCACGCCGCCCGTATGAGCCCGTACTGCTGCCGCAGGAGGCCCCGCAACGTGGCCGCCGCGAAGGGCGGAAGAACTTTGACACCGAGCTCACTCGCGTGGCCCTGGGCTGGCAGATCCCGGGCGAAAGCCACCCGGACAAGGCCGCGCTGGATGTGCTGGCTTTTCTGCTCGGCTCTGGCCGTAGCTCGCGCCTTTACCAGGAACTGCGTGAGAAACGCAGCGTGGCCCACTGGATCTGGGCCGGGGCCTGGGGTGCCCAAGAGTGCGGGCTGTTCAATGTCGAGGCTGAGTGCGATCCCAAGGATGCCGACGCCTGCCAGAAGGCCATGCTGGAAGTCATCGCCACCTTCCAAGCCAAGGGCCCTTCGGCAGCGGAACTGGCCAAGGCCGTCCGCGCGACCATCGGCGGACAAGTGCGCACGTTGGCCAGCACCAAGGGGCAGGCGGCCTCGCTCGCCGGCAGTTGGCTGGCCACAGGCAGCCTGGACCAGGCGCAGCATTACCTGGCCAGCATCCGTGCCCTCACCCCCGCTGCCGTGCGCGACATCGCCCGGCAATACCTGACGGCGGTTTCTTCCAGCGTGGCCATCGTGGGTCCGGATGTGGAGGCTGTTTCCAGCAGCAGCAGCCAGGCTTCTGAAAAAGGCGGCCTGCAGCGCTTCGTGCTGCCCAATGGGCTGACGCTGCTGGTGGGGGAAAATCCGCGCCTGCCGCTCGTCTCGATCCGCACCAGCTTCCTCGCAGGTGTACCAGCGGAGACTGCCGCCAATGGCGGGGCGACCCAAGTTTCCGCCGCCCTTTTGCTGAAGGGAACCAAGACCCGGAAAGTGGCTGAGATCGCCGCCGAACTGGAAAATCTGGGTGGCTCCCTGCAATGCACAGCGGATGCCCACCGCTACCTCATCGGCGCGGATGTCATGCGCGGGGATGAGGCCTGCGGCCTGAACCTGATCGCGGATCTCCTCCAAAACGCCACCCTGCCCGCCGCCCAGCTCAAGGAAGTGCAGAAGCGCCAGATCGCCTCCATCCAGGAAGAGAAGGAAGATCCGCTGACGGTGGCCATGCGCCATGCACGCAAAGAGATCTTTGCCGGCACCCCCTTTGCCCGCACAGCCTTGGGGACGGAAGAATCGGTGAAGGCGCTGACGGTGGAGACCTGCCGCGACATGCTTTCCCGCTCCCTCACCGGCGGCAATGGCGTCGTTTCCATCCAGGGCGATGTGAAGGCGGCAGACGTGCGCAAGCTGGTGGAGAAAACACTGGGCAAGCTGAAAAAAGGCAGTCGCCATTACGAGGCGCGAAGCGAGCACAGCACGGAGACCAAGGTCAAACCCGGCCAGCATGAACTGCGCATGGACAAGGAGCAGGCGATCATCGTCATCGGCTTCCGCACCGTGGGTCTGCACCATGCCGACAGCCTGGCGCTGTCACTCATTGACGAAGCCTGCAGCGATATGGGCAGCCGCCTTTTCAACCGCATCCGCGAAGAATTGGGCCTGGCCTACTACGTGGGTGCCCAGCACTTCTCCGCCCTAGGAGCAGGGGCCTTCTATTTCTATGTGGGCACCAGCCCGGAAAAAGCGGCGCTGGCCCAGCAGGAAATCCTGGTGCAGATCGCCGATCTGACCAAGAACGGACTGACCCAGGAAGAAATCCAGCGTTCCAAAACGACCTGGAGATCCGGCTGGCTGCGCGCCCAGCAAGGCAATGCCAGCCTGGCCGATGCCTATGGCTGGAGCGAGCTGAACGGCCTGGGCTACGAGCATTTCCGCCAGTTGCCGGACCGCGTGGCTGCCCTCACGGACAAGGACATCCGCCGCGTGGCCAAGACCTACTTTGGCCGCACCCAGGCCCACATCGTCACCGTGATGCCGGAGGAAAAAGCGACCGCGTAG
- a CDS encoding DUF4407 domain-containing protein, giving the protein MSFLDRLERVFFWLSGASSDHLDTCPAWERRKYVAFGATVLVPCTFATIACAYALSTLTNNWFVIVAVSLVWAFIILTVDRALLATYRAYQNIFRKLAQFSLRIVVAALMGITISHPLTLLLFRDTITSVVEKERQQEIEAARKQAADQKALVEARVKPLEEQIVKQREAWNASFTAAFLDENGKPVEKPLTDDEKKAKAERDAKIAEAVAPGKLRLEALDTEMAKLSTDYQKIAAELNQWQTDFEREVNGQRSGIVGLGPRAKSIQEDQLTWRRAESARLSGLLDTLTKNRVALVAEIKAAEDGVNAALDAKATEEAAKLKAEENRIAGLRQQVQQQQADAFVGQQNSIRETLKAQIDTLLGQLNALHLEIAQLAKDEEARIAGIRAEPRRDILTQTLALHNLFENGAEGGRFAFIAYMVLSALFMLVDTIPLVVKFFSKAGPYDSLVDCDEVKYDRERMAFLKSFDRYMKQLVESPFLHITQNRPLERALIEGVDRSRAAKAFLEHLMDLEQAFQEKVRLERERMATGGVAGKAEMLEEMAATFYADLRQRMESFFRDDGRRTPVTGRA; this is encoded by the coding sequence ATGTCTTTTCTTGACCGTCTGGAACGTGTCTTCTTCTGGCTCTCTGGAGCCTCCTCCGACCACCTCGATACCTGCCCGGCCTGGGAGCGACGAAAGTATGTGGCATTTGGGGCCACGGTGCTGGTGCCATGCACCTTTGCCACCATCGCCTGCGCCTATGCGCTGTCCACGTTGACAAACAATTGGTTCGTCATCGTGGCGGTGTCGCTGGTCTGGGCGTTCATCATCCTGACGGTTGACCGCGCCCTGCTGGCCACCTATCGCGCGTATCAGAACATCTTCCGCAAGCTGGCTCAGTTCAGCCTGCGCATCGTGGTGGCGGCGCTCATGGGCATCACCATTTCGCATCCACTGACGCTTCTGCTCTTTCGGGACACCATTACCTCCGTGGTGGAAAAGGAACGGCAGCAGGAGATCGAGGCGGCACGCAAGCAGGCCGCCGATCAGAAGGCGCTCGTCGAGGCACGTGTGAAGCCGCTGGAAGAACAGATCGTCAAACAGCGCGAGGCCTGGAATGCGAGCTTCACGGCAGCCTTTCTCGATGAAAATGGCAAGCCAGTGGAGAAGCCGCTGACGGACGACGAGAAGAAGGCCAAGGCCGAACGTGATGCCAAAATCGCCGAGGCTGTGGCCCCCGGCAAACTGCGCCTGGAAGCTCTGGACACAGAGATGGCCAAGCTGAGCACGGACTACCAAAAGATCGCCGCCGAGCTGAACCAGTGGCAGACGGATTTCGAGCGTGAGGTCAATGGCCAGCGCAGCGGCATCGTGGGCCTGGGACCGCGCGCCAAGAGCATCCAGGAAGACCAGCTCACCTGGCGGCGGGCGGAGTCCGCGCGACTGAGCGGCCTGCTGGACACGCTGACGAAAAACCGCGTGGCCCTGGTGGCGGAGATCAAGGCGGCGGAAGACGGCGTGAATGCGGCGCTGGATGCCAAGGCGACTGAAGAGGCCGCGAAGCTGAAGGCCGAGGAGAACCGCATTGCCGGCCTGCGCCAGCAGGTGCAGCAGCAGCAGGCGGATGCCTTTGTGGGCCAGCAGAACTCCATACGCGAGACGCTGAAGGCGCAGATTGATACTTTGTTAGGCCAGCTCAATGCCCTGCATCTGGAGATCGCCCAATTGGCCAAGGATGAGGAGGCCCGCATTGCCGGCATTCGTGCCGAGCCGCGTCGCGACATCCTGACGCAGACGCTGGCGCTGCATAACCTGTTTGAAAACGGGGCCGAAGGCGGGCGCTTTGCCTTCATCGCTTACATGGTCCTTTCCGCGCTGTTCATGCTGGTGGACACGATTCCCCTGGTGGTGAAGTTTTTCTCCAAGGCAGGGCCTTATGACTCTCTGGTGGACTGCGACGAGGTGAAGTATGACCGCGAGCGCATGGCCTTCCTGAAGAGCTTTGACCGCTACATGAAACAACTGGTGGAGAGCCCGTTTTTGCACATCACCCAAAACCGCCCGCTGGAACGTGCTCTTATTGAAGGGGTGGACCGTAGCCGGGCCGCGAAGGCTTTCCTGGAGCACCTCATGGACCTGGAGCAGGCGTTTCAGGAAAAGGTGCGCCTGGAGCGCGAACGCATGGCCACCGGTGGTGTGGCAGGCAAGGCCGAGATGCTGGAAGAGATGGCCGCGACCTTCTATGCCGACTTGCGCCAACGCATGGAATCCTTCTTCCGTGATGATGGCCGCCGCACGCCGGTAACAGGACGCGCCTGA
- a CDS encoding OsmC family protein: protein MSHHLATIRWTRSGPDFLERCYSREHIWAFDGGAVVPASPSPCLVPAPWSNAASVDPEEAFVASVSSCHMLWFLHAAVDAGFIADSYEDEAAGVMTKNDAGIPWVSRITIRPRVTWSGEVLPTPAQVQHLHHEAHRRCFIAASIRSEVIIEPHPVS from the coding sequence ATGTCCCACCACCTAGCCACCATTCGCTGGACCCGCAGCGGTCCGGATTTTCTTGAGCGATGCTATTCGCGCGAACACATCTGGGCCTTCGATGGCGGTGCCGTCGTCCCGGCCTCCCCATCTCCCTGCCTTGTGCCCGCCCCCTGGTCCAATGCGGCCAGCGTGGATCCAGAGGAGGCCTTCGTCGCCTCCGTCTCCAGTTGTCACATGCTGTGGTTCCTGCATGCTGCGGTGGATGCCGGCTTCATCGCCGACAGTTATGAGGACGAGGCAGCGGGGGTGATGACCAAAAATGATGCTGGTATCCCCTGGGTCAGCCGCATCACCATTCGGCCTCGGGTGACCTGGAGCGGCGAAGTGCTGCCCACCCCTGCCCAGGTCCAGCACCTGCATCATGAGGCTCACCGCCGCTGCTTTATCGCCGCCTCCATCCGCAGCGAAGTCATCATTGAACCGCATCCCGTTTCATAA